A genomic region of Oryza glaberrima chromosome 1, OglaRS2, whole genome shotgun sequence contains the following coding sequences:
- the LOC127776935 gene encoding uncharacterized protein LOC127776935, translating to MPFTDIDLDAFADARDVVVGVGEPKPSPQHTLDAAIALPAVGGGGAHHFGTQDDDVKFDVTKQRNDAALAGDDSLSMVIVESYEMGMRRHAAEQGQEQKPKIITSAATTLTPLPLPPPPPPPRVTRSRRDGSSAATAGGKTRLDHIGFEDLRRYFYMPITKAAREMNVGLTVLKKRCRELGVARWPHRKMKSLKSLILNVQEMGSKGMSAAAMRRELEALENCCALMERNPAVELTERTKKLRQACFKENYKRRRAAAVDVLDLDHCFSFAAA from the exons ATGCCCTTCACCGACATCGACCTCGACGCGTTCGCCGACGcgcgcgacgtcgtcgtcggcgtcggcgagcccaAGCCCAGTCCCCAGCACACTCTCGACGCGGCGATCGCGCtcccggcggtcggcggcggcggcgcccaccacTTCGGCACGCAGGACGACGACGTCAAGTTCGACGTGACCAAGCAACGCAacgacgccgccctcgccggcgacgactccCTGTCCATGGTGATCGTAGAGAGCTACGAGATGGGCATGCGACGTCACGCCGCCGAGCAGGGGCAAGAGCAGAAGCCAAAGATCATCACATCAGCCGCAACGACATTGacgcctcttcctcttcctccaccgccgccgccgccgcgcgtgacGAGGAGCCGCCGCGACGGatcatcggcggcgacggcgggcgggaAGACTCGGCTGGACCACATCGGATTCGAGGACCTGAGGCGGTACTTCTACATGCCAATCACCaaggcggcgagggagatgaaCGTGGGGCTGACCGTGCTCAAGAAGCGCTGCCGCGAGCTCGGCGTCGCCCGGTGGCCTCACCGGAAGATGAAGAGCCTCAAGTCCCTCATCCTCAACGTCCAG GAGATGGGGAGCAAGgggatgtcggcggcggcgatgcggcgggaGCTGGAGGCGCTGGAGAATTGCTGCGCGCTGATGGAGAGGAACCCGGCGGTGGAGCTGACGGAGAGGACCAAGAAGCTGAGGCAGGCGTGCTTCAAGGAGAATTACAAGCGGAGGAGGGCGGCTGCCGTCGACGTGCTCGACCTCGACCACTGCTTCAGCTTCGCCGCCG CCTGA
- the LOC127760222 gene encoding putative protein ABIL2 isoform X7: protein MNIHQSASSSRRRRKEDTRMVEAVASFRRGGVGIAGMSSSTLEEVQMQETLIFSDTIKDLKMLKSQLYSAAEYFELAYTQEDDKQEVMNNLKEYSVKALVNTVDHLGSISFKVSSLIDQRFDEVDDTNLRMSCIHQRAQVSQACMDKEGLSQQSLVITAPKYHKRYILPAGDGSMPNAVPNFSEMRKAKNRAAQMQQVFSAATASQAKAKEKQPSFSKLRSIARAPSQRARSSSPAQRPPSENTIPTKRDKRSESPIPRTTPLTRSGSLPQKPSLLKTSSVRVQTSEHKKLASVRSQADRNDEKEGEQTPKKGKKFLKSLLSRRKSRKEEPLPCYFDDY, encoded by the exons ATGAATATTCACCAGTCAGCATCCAGTAGTAGAAGGAGGAGGA AGGAGGATACTAGGATGGTGGAGGCAGTGGCGTCTTTTCGGAGAGGAGGCGTTGGCATTGCCGGGATGAGCAGCAGCACTCTGGAGGAGGTGCAGATGCAGGAGACGCTCATCTTCTCTGATACCATCAAG GATCTCAAGATGCTGAAGTCGCAGCTGTACTCTGCAGCGGAGTATTTCGAACTAGCCTACACGCAGGAAGATGACAAACAGGA GGTGATGAACAACCTGAAGGAGTATTCCGTGAAGGCTCTCGTCAACACTGTCGATCACCTGGGATCCATATCCTTCAAGGTTTCAAGCCTCATCGATCAAAGGTTCGATGAGGTTGACGACACAAATCTCCGGATGTCCTGCATCCATCAG AGAGCCCAAGTGAGCCAAGCATGCATGGACAAGGAAGGCCTTTCACAGCAATCATTGGTGATCACAGCTCCCAAGTATCACAAGAGGTACATCTTACCAG CAGGAGATGGTTCAATGCCTAATGCTGTGCCCAACTTCAGCGAGATGAGGAAGGCCAAGAACAGAGCTGCACAGATGCAACAAGTCTTCAGCG cagcaacagcatcCCAAGCAAAAGCCAAAGAGAAGCAACCTTCATTCAG CAAGCTTCGGTCGATCGCCCGTGCACCTTCGCAACGTGCACGCTCGTCGTCACCAGCACAGCGCCCACCTTCTGAGAATACAATACCCACCAAACGAG ATAAGAGGTCAGAATCGCCAATTCCGAGGACCACGCCACTAACAAGGTCCGGGTCACTTCCACAAAAGCCATCCTTGTTGAAAACTTCTAGTGTCAGAGTTCAG ACATCAGAGCACAAGAAACTGGCATCGGTGAGGTCACAAGCTGACAGAAACGATGAAAAGGAAGGCGAGCAGACTCCAAAGAAGGGCAAGAAGTTTCTCAAGTCGCTGCTCAGCAGGCGCAAGTCCAGAAAGGAGGAGCCTTTGCCCTGTTACTTTGATGATTACTGA
- the LOC127760222 gene encoding putative protein ABIL2 isoform X3 has product MNIHQSASSSRRRRKEDTRMVEAVASFRRGGVGIAGMSSSTLEEVQMQETLIFSDTIKDLKMLKSQLYSAAEYFELAYTQEDDKQEVMNNLKEYSVKALVNTVDHLGSISFKVSSLIDQRFDEVDDTNLRMSCIHQRAQVSQACMDKEGLSQQSLVITAPKYHKRYILPGDGSMPNAVPNFSEMRKAKNRAAQMQQVFSAATASQAKAKEKQPSFSKLRSIARAPSQRARSSSPAQRPPSENTIPTKRADKRSESPIPRTTPLTRSGSLPQKPSLLKTSSVRVQMQTSEHKKLASVRSQADRNDEKEGEQTPKKGKKFLKSLLSRRKSRKEEPLPCYFDDY; this is encoded by the exons ATGAATATTCACCAGTCAGCATCCAGTAGTAGAAGGAGGAGGA AGGAGGATACTAGGATGGTGGAGGCAGTGGCGTCTTTTCGGAGAGGAGGCGTTGGCATTGCCGGGATGAGCAGCAGCACTCTGGAGGAGGTGCAGATGCAGGAGACGCTCATCTTCTCTGATACCATCAAG GATCTCAAGATGCTGAAGTCGCAGCTGTACTCTGCAGCGGAGTATTTCGAACTAGCCTACACGCAGGAAGATGACAAACAGGA GGTGATGAACAACCTGAAGGAGTATTCCGTGAAGGCTCTCGTCAACACTGTCGATCACCTGGGATCCATATCCTTCAAGGTTTCAAGCCTCATCGATCAAAGGTTCGATGAGGTTGACGACACAAATCTCCGGATGTCCTGCATCCATCAG AGAGCCCAAGTGAGCCAAGCATGCATGGACAAGGAAGGCCTTTCACAGCAATCATTGGTGATCACAGCTCCCAAGTATCACAAGAGGTACATCTTACCAG GAGATGGTTCAATGCCTAATGCTGTGCCCAACTTCAGCGAGATGAGGAAGGCCAAGAACAGAGCTGCACAGATGCAACAAGTCTTCAGCG cagcaacagcatcCCAAGCAAAAGCCAAAGAGAAGCAACCTTCATTCAG CAAGCTTCGGTCGATCGCCCGTGCACCTTCGCAACGTGCACGCTCGTCGTCACCAGCACAGCGCCCACCTTCTGAGAATACAATACCCACCAAACGAG CAGATAAGAGGTCAGAATCGCCAATTCCGAGGACCACGCCACTAACAAGGTCCGGGTCACTTCCACAAAAGCCATCCTTGTTGAAAACTTCTAGTGTCAGAGTTCAG ATGCAGACATCAGAGCACAAGAAACTGGCATCGGTGAGGTCACAAGCTGACAGAAACGATGAAAAGGAAGGCGAGCAGACTCCAAAGAAGGGCAAGAAGTTTCTCAAGTCGCTGCTCAGCAGGCGCAAGTCCAGAAAGGAGGAGCCTTTGCCCTGTTACTTTGATGATTACTGA
- the LOC127760222 gene encoding putative protein ABIL2 isoform X1 — MNIHQSASSSRRRRKEDTRMVEAVASFRRGGVGIAGMSSSTLEEVQMQETLIFSDTIKDLKMLKSQLYSAAEYFELAYTQEDDKQEVMNNLKEYSVKALVNTVDHLGSISFKVSSLIDQRFDEVDDTNLRMSCIHQRAQVSQACMDKEGLSQQSLVITAPKYHKRYILPAGDGSMPNAVPNFSEMRKAKNRAAQMQQVFSAATASQAKAKEKQPSFSKLRSIARAPSQRARSSSPAQRPPSENTIPTKRADKRSESPIPRTTPLTRSGSLPQKPSLLKTSSVRVQMQTSEHKKLASVRSQADRNDEKEGEQTPKKGKKFLKSLLSRRKSRKEEPLPCYFDDY, encoded by the exons ATGAATATTCACCAGTCAGCATCCAGTAGTAGAAGGAGGAGGA AGGAGGATACTAGGATGGTGGAGGCAGTGGCGTCTTTTCGGAGAGGAGGCGTTGGCATTGCCGGGATGAGCAGCAGCACTCTGGAGGAGGTGCAGATGCAGGAGACGCTCATCTTCTCTGATACCATCAAG GATCTCAAGATGCTGAAGTCGCAGCTGTACTCTGCAGCGGAGTATTTCGAACTAGCCTACACGCAGGAAGATGACAAACAGGA GGTGATGAACAACCTGAAGGAGTATTCCGTGAAGGCTCTCGTCAACACTGTCGATCACCTGGGATCCATATCCTTCAAGGTTTCAAGCCTCATCGATCAAAGGTTCGATGAGGTTGACGACACAAATCTCCGGATGTCCTGCATCCATCAG AGAGCCCAAGTGAGCCAAGCATGCATGGACAAGGAAGGCCTTTCACAGCAATCATTGGTGATCACAGCTCCCAAGTATCACAAGAGGTACATCTTACCAG CAGGAGATGGTTCAATGCCTAATGCTGTGCCCAACTTCAGCGAGATGAGGAAGGCCAAGAACAGAGCTGCACAGATGCAACAAGTCTTCAGCG cagcaacagcatcCCAAGCAAAAGCCAAAGAGAAGCAACCTTCATTCAG CAAGCTTCGGTCGATCGCCCGTGCACCTTCGCAACGTGCACGCTCGTCGTCACCAGCACAGCGCCCACCTTCTGAGAATACAATACCCACCAAACGAG CAGATAAGAGGTCAGAATCGCCAATTCCGAGGACCACGCCACTAACAAGGTCCGGGTCACTTCCACAAAAGCCATCCTTGTTGAAAACTTCTAGTGTCAGAGTTCAG ATGCAGACATCAGAGCACAAGAAACTGGCATCGGTGAGGTCACAAGCTGACAGAAACGATGAAAAGGAAGGCGAGCAGACTCCAAAGAAGGGCAAGAAGTTTCTCAAGTCGCTGCTCAGCAGGCGCAAGTCCAGAAAGGAGGAGCCTTTGCCCTGTTACTTTGATGATTACTGA
- the LOC127760222 gene encoding putative protein ABIL2 isoform X5: MNIHQSASSSRRRRKEDTRMVEAVASFRRGGVGIAGMSSSTLEEVQMQETLIFSDTIKDLKMLKSQLYSAAEYFELAYTQEDDKQEVMNNLKEYSVKALVNTVDHLGSISFKVSSLIDQRFDEVDDTNLRMSCIHQRAQVSQACMDKEGLSQQSLVITAPKYHKRYILPAGDGSMPNAVPNFSEMRKAKNRAAQMQQVFSAATASQAKAKEKQPSFSKLRSIARAPSQRARSSSPAQRPPSENTIPTKRADKRSESPIPRTTPLTRSGSLPQKPSLLKTSSVRVQTSEHKKLASVRSQADRNDEKEGEQTPKKGKKFLKSLLSRRKSRKEEPLPCYFDDY, translated from the exons ATGAATATTCACCAGTCAGCATCCAGTAGTAGAAGGAGGAGGA AGGAGGATACTAGGATGGTGGAGGCAGTGGCGTCTTTTCGGAGAGGAGGCGTTGGCATTGCCGGGATGAGCAGCAGCACTCTGGAGGAGGTGCAGATGCAGGAGACGCTCATCTTCTCTGATACCATCAAG GATCTCAAGATGCTGAAGTCGCAGCTGTACTCTGCAGCGGAGTATTTCGAACTAGCCTACACGCAGGAAGATGACAAACAGGA GGTGATGAACAACCTGAAGGAGTATTCCGTGAAGGCTCTCGTCAACACTGTCGATCACCTGGGATCCATATCCTTCAAGGTTTCAAGCCTCATCGATCAAAGGTTCGATGAGGTTGACGACACAAATCTCCGGATGTCCTGCATCCATCAG AGAGCCCAAGTGAGCCAAGCATGCATGGACAAGGAAGGCCTTTCACAGCAATCATTGGTGATCACAGCTCCCAAGTATCACAAGAGGTACATCTTACCAG CAGGAGATGGTTCAATGCCTAATGCTGTGCCCAACTTCAGCGAGATGAGGAAGGCCAAGAACAGAGCTGCACAGATGCAACAAGTCTTCAGCG cagcaacagcatcCCAAGCAAAAGCCAAAGAGAAGCAACCTTCATTCAG CAAGCTTCGGTCGATCGCCCGTGCACCTTCGCAACGTGCACGCTCGTCGTCACCAGCACAGCGCCCACCTTCTGAGAATACAATACCCACCAAACGAG CAGATAAGAGGTCAGAATCGCCAATTCCGAGGACCACGCCACTAACAAGGTCCGGGTCACTTCCACAAAAGCCATCCTTGTTGAAAACTTCTAGTGTCAGAGTTCAG ACATCAGAGCACAAGAAACTGGCATCGGTGAGGTCACAAGCTGACAGAAACGATGAAAAGGAAGGCGAGCAGACTCCAAAGAAGGGCAAGAAGTTTCTCAAGTCGCTGCTCAGCAGGCGCAAGTCCAGAAAGGAGGAGCCTTTGCCCTGTTACTTTGATGATTACTGA
- the LOC127766592 gene encoding protein NONRESPONDING TO OXYLIPINS 2, mitochondrial-like isoform X2 yields MASLARAAASAARAALRPAPLAGRVLGSPLPTPLAPARAARILRRSAAAASAGLETLMPLHSAVAGARLRSCIAADSSCWSSLSQGLKKRI; encoded by the exons ATGGCGTCTctggcccgcgccgccgcctccgccgcgaggGCCGCGCTCCGCCCGGCGCCACTCGCCGGCCGCGTCCTCGGCTCGCCGCTCCCCACGCCCCTGGCCCCCGCCCGGGCCGCCCGCATCCTCCGCAG gtcggcggcggcggcgtccgcgggGCTGGAGACGCTGATGCCCCTGCACAGCGCGGTGGCCGGGGCGCGGCTGAGGTCCTGCATCGCCGCTGACTCCTCCTGCTGGAGCTCGCTGTCCCAAG GTTTAAAAAAGCGCATCTGA
- the LOC127760222 gene encoding putative protein ABIL2 isoform X8, with the protein MVEAVASFRRGGVGIAGMSSSTLEEVQMQETLIFSDTIKDLKMLKSQLYSAAEYFELAYTQEDDKQEVMNNLKEYSVKALVNTVDHLGSISFKVSSLIDQRFDEVDDTNLRMSCIHQRAQVSQACMDKEGLSQQSLVITAPKYHKRYILPAGDGSMPNAVPNFSEMRKAKNRAAQMQQVFSAATASQAKAKEKQPSFSKLRSIARAPSQRARSSSPAQRPPSENTIPTKRADKRSESPIPRTTPLTRSGSLPQKPSLLKTSSVRVQMQTSEHKKLASVRSQADRNDEKEGEQTPKKGKKFLKSLLSRRKSRKEEPLPCYFDDY; encoded by the exons ATGGTGGAGGCAGTGGCGTCTTTTCGGAGAGGAGGCGTTGGCATTGCCGGGATGAGCAGCAGCACTCTGGAGGAGGTGCAGATGCAGGAGACGCTCATCTTCTCTGATACCATCAAG GATCTCAAGATGCTGAAGTCGCAGCTGTACTCTGCAGCGGAGTATTTCGAACTAGCCTACACGCAGGAAGATGACAAACAGGA GGTGATGAACAACCTGAAGGAGTATTCCGTGAAGGCTCTCGTCAACACTGTCGATCACCTGGGATCCATATCCTTCAAGGTTTCAAGCCTCATCGATCAAAGGTTCGATGAGGTTGACGACACAAATCTCCGGATGTCCTGCATCCATCAG AGAGCCCAAGTGAGCCAAGCATGCATGGACAAGGAAGGCCTTTCACAGCAATCATTGGTGATCACAGCTCCCAAGTATCACAAGAGGTACATCTTACCAG CAGGAGATGGTTCAATGCCTAATGCTGTGCCCAACTTCAGCGAGATGAGGAAGGCCAAGAACAGAGCTGCACAGATGCAACAAGTCTTCAGCG cagcaacagcatcCCAAGCAAAAGCCAAAGAGAAGCAACCTTCATTCAG CAAGCTTCGGTCGATCGCCCGTGCACCTTCGCAACGTGCACGCTCGTCGTCACCAGCACAGCGCCCACCTTCTGAGAATACAATACCCACCAAACGAG CAGATAAGAGGTCAGAATCGCCAATTCCGAGGACCACGCCACTAACAAGGTCCGGGTCACTTCCACAAAAGCCATCCTTGTTGAAAACTTCTAGTGTCAGAGTTCAG ATGCAGACATCAGAGCACAAGAAACTGGCATCGGTGAGGTCACAAGCTGACAGAAACGATGAAAAGGAAGGCGAGCAGACTCCAAAGAAGGGCAAGAAGTTTCTCAAGTCGCTGCTCAGCAGGCGCAAGTCCAGAAAGGAGGAGCCTTTGCCCTGTTACTTTGATGATTACTGA
- the LOC127760222 gene encoding putative protein ABIL2 isoform X4, with translation MNIHQSASSSRRRRKEDTRMVEAVASFRRGGVGIAGMSSSTLEEVQMQETLIFSDTIKDLKMLKSQLYSAAEYFELAYTQEDDKQEVMNNLKEYSVKALVNTVDHLGSISFKVSSLIDQRFDEVDDTNLRMSCIHQRAQVSQACMDKEGLSQQSLVITAPKYHKRYILPAGDGSMPNAVPNFSEMRKAKNRAAQMQQVFSATASQAKAKEKQPSFSKLRSIARAPSQRARSSSPAQRPPSENTIPTKRADKRSESPIPRTTPLTRSGSLPQKPSLLKTSSVRVQMQTSEHKKLASVRSQADRNDEKEGEQTPKKGKKFLKSLLSRRKSRKEEPLPCYFDDY, from the exons ATGAATATTCACCAGTCAGCATCCAGTAGTAGAAGGAGGAGGA AGGAGGATACTAGGATGGTGGAGGCAGTGGCGTCTTTTCGGAGAGGAGGCGTTGGCATTGCCGGGATGAGCAGCAGCACTCTGGAGGAGGTGCAGATGCAGGAGACGCTCATCTTCTCTGATACCATCAAG GATCTCAAGATGCTGAAGTCGCAGCTGTACTCTGCAGCGGAGTATTTCGAACTAGCCTACACGCAGGAAGATGACAAACAGGA GGTGATGAACAACCTGAAGGAGTATTCCGTGAAGGCTCTCGTCAACACTGTCGATCACCTGGGATCCATATCCTTCAAGGTTTCAAGCCTCATCGATCAAAGGTTCGATGAGGTTGACGACACAAATCTCCGGATGTCCTGCATCCATCAG AGAGCCCAAGTGAGCCAAGCATGCATGGACAAGGAAGGCCTTTCACAGCAATCATTGGTGATCACAGCTCCCAAGTATCACAAGAGGTACATCTTACCAG CAGGAGATGGTTCAATGCCTAATGCTGTGCCCAACTTCAGCGAGATGAGGAAGGCCAAGAACAGAGCTGCACAGATGCAACAAGTCTTCAGCG caacagcatcCCAAGCAAAAGCCAAAGAGAAGCAACCTTCATTCAG CAAGCTTCGGTCGATCGCCCGTGCACCTTCGCAACGTGCACGCTCGTCGTCACCAGCACAGCGCCCACCTTCTGAGAATACAATACCCACCAAACGAG CAGATAAGAGGTCAGAATCGCCAATTCCGAGGACCACGCCACTAACAAGGTCCGGGTCACTTCCACAAAAGCCATCCTTGTTGAAAACTTCTAGTGTCAGAGTTCAG ATGCAGACATCAGAGCACAAGAAACTGGCATCGGTGAGGTCACAAGCTGACAGAAACGATGAAAAGGAAGGCGAGCAGACTCCAAAGAAGGGCAAGAAGTTTCTCAAGTCGCTGCTCAGCAGGCGCAAGTCCAGAAAGGAGGAGCCTTTGCCCTGTTACTTTGATGATTACTGA
- the LOC127766592 gene encoding protein NONRESPONDING TO OXYLIPINS 2, mitochondrial-like isoform X1: MASLARAAASAARAALRPAPLAGRVLGSPLPTPLAPARAARILRRSAAAASAGLETLMPLHSAVAGARLRSCIAADSSCWSSLSQGYALPL; the protein is encoded by the exons ATGGCGTCTctggcccgcgccgccgcctccgccgcgaggGCCGCGCTCCGCCCGGCGCCACTCGCCGGCCGCGTCCTCGGCTCGCCGCTCCCCACGCCCCTGGCCCCCGCCCGGGCCGCCCGCATCCTCCGCAG gtcggcggcggcggcgtccgcgggGCTGGAGACGCTGATGCCCCTGCACAGCGCGGTGGCCGGGGCGCGGCTGAGGTCCTGCATCGCCGCTGACTCCTCCTGCTGGAGCTCGCTGTCCCAAG GATATGCTTTGCCTTTGTGA
- the LOC127760222 gene encoding putative protein ABIL2 isoform X6 encodes MNIHQSASSSRRRRKEDTRMVEAVASFRRGGVGIAGMSSSTLEEVQMQETLIFSDTIKDLKMLKSQLYSAAEYFELAYTQEDDKQEVMNNLKEYSVKALVNTVDHLGSISFKVSSLIDQRFDEVDDTNLRMSCIHQRAQVSQACMDKEGLSQQSLVITAPKYHKRYILPGDGSMPNAVPNFSEMRKAKNRAAQMQQVFSATASQAKAKEKQPSFSKLRSIARAPSQRARSSSPAQRPPSENTIPTKRADKRSESPIPRTTPLTRSGSLPQKPSLLKTSSVRVQMQTSEHKKLASVRSQADRNDEKEGEQTPKKGKKFLKSLLSRRKSRKEEPLPCYFDDY; translated from the exons ATGAATATTCACCAGTCAGCATCCAGTAGTAGAAGGAGGAGGA AGGAGGATACTAGGATGGTGGAGGCAGTGGCGTCTTTTCGGAGAGGAGGCGTTGGCATTGCCGGGATGAGCAGCAGCACTCTGGAGGAGGTGCAGATGCAGGAGACGCTCATCTTCTCTGATACCATCAAG GATCTCAAGATGCTGAAGTCGCAGCTGTACTCTGCAGCGGAGTATTTCGAACTAGCCTACACGCAGGAAGATGACAAACAGGA GGTGATGAACAACCTGAAGGAGTATTCCGTGAAGGCTCTCGTCAACACTGTCGATCACCTGGGATCCATATCCTTCAAGGTTTCAAGCCTCATCGATCAAAGGTTCGATGAGGTTGACGACACAAATCTCCGGATGTCCTGCATCCATCAG AGAGCCCAAGTGAGCCAAGCATGCATGGACAAGGAAGGCCTTTCACAGCAATCATTGGTGATCACAGCTCCCAAGTATCACAAGAGGTACATCTTACCAG GAGATGGTTCAATGCCTAATGCTGTGCCCAACTTCAGCGAGATGAGGAAGGCCAAGAACAGAGCTGCACAGATGCAACAAGTCTTCAGCG caacagcatcCCAAGCAAAAGCCAAAGAGAAGCAACCTTCATTCAG CAAGCTTCGGTCGATCGCCCGTGCACCTTCGCAACGTGCACGCTCGTCGTCACCAGCACAGCGCCCACCTTCTGAGAATACAATACCCACCAAACGAG CAGATAAGAGGTCAGAATCGCCAATTCCGAGGACCACGCCACTAACAAGGTCCGGGTCACTTCCACAAAAGCCATCCTTGTTGAAAACTTCTAGTGTCAGAGTTCAG ATGCAGACATCAGAGCACAAGAAACTGGCATCGGTGAGGTCACAAGCTGACAGAAACGATGAAAAGGAAGGCGAGCAGACTCCAAAGAAGGGCAAGAAGTTTCTCAAGTCGCTGCTCAGCAGGCGCAAGTCCAGAAAGGAGGAGCCTTTGCCCTGTTACTTTGATGATTACTGA
- the LOC127760222 gene encoding putative protein ABIL2 isoform X2 has translation MNIHQSASSSRRRRKEDTRMVEAVASFRRGGVGIAGMSSSTLEEVQMQETLIFSDTIKDLKMLKSQLYSAAEYFELAYTQEDDKQEVMNNLKEYSVKALVNTVDHLGSISFKVSSLIDQRFDEVDDTNLRMSCIHQRAQVSQACMDKEGLSQQSLVITAPKYHKRYILPAGDGSMPNAVPNFSEMRKAKNRAAQMQQVFSAATASQAKAKEKQPSFSKLRSIARAPSQRARSSSPAQRPPSENTIPTKRDKRSESPIPRTTPLTRSGSLPQKPSLLKTSSVRVQMQTSEHKKLASVRSQADRNDEKEGEQTPKKGKKFLKSLLSRRKSRKEEPLPCYFDDY, from the exons ATGAATATTCACCAGTCAGCATCCAGTAGTAGAAGGAGGAGGA AGGAGGATACTAGGATGGTGGAGGCAGTGGCGTCTTTTCGGAGAGGAGGCGTTGGCATTGCCGGGATGAGCAGCAGCACTCTGGAGGAGGTGCAGATGCAGGAGACGCTCATCTTCTCTGATACCATCAAG GATCTCAAGATGCTGAAGTCGCAGCTGTACTCTGCAGCGGAGTATTTCGAACTAGCCTACACGCAGGAAGATGACAAACAGGA GGTGATGAACAACCTGAAGGAGTATTCCGTGAAGGCTCTCGTCAACACTGTCGATCACCTGGGATCCATATCCTTCAAGGTTTCAAGCCTCATCGATCAAAGGTTCGATGAGGTTGACGACACAAATCTCCGGATGTCCTGCATCCATCAG AGAGCCCAAGTGAGCCAAGCATGCATGGACAAGGAAGGCCTTTCACAGCAATCATTGGTGATCACAGCTCCCAAGTATCACAAGAGGTACATCTTACCAG CAGGAGATGGTTCAATGCCTAATGCTGTGCCCAACTTCAGCGAGATGAGGAAGGCCAAGAACAGAGCTGCACAGATGCAACAAGTCTTCAGCG cagcaacagcatcCCAAGCAAAAGCCAAAGAGAAGCAACCTTCATTCAG CAAGCTTCGGTCGATCGCCCGTGCACCTTCGCAACGTGCACGCTCGTCGTCACCAGCACAGCGCCCACCTTCTGAGAATACAATACCCACCAAACGAG ATAAGAGGTCAGAATCGCCAATTCCGAGGACCACGCCACTAACAAGGTCCGGGTCACTTCCACAAAAGCCATCCTTGTTGAAAACTTCTAGTGTCAGAGTTCAG ATGCAGACATCAGAGCACAAGAAACTGGCATCGGTGAGGTCACAAGCTGACAGAAACGATGAAAAGGAAGGCGAGCAGACTCCAAAGAAGGGCAAGAAGTTTCTCAAGTCGCTGCTCAGCAGGCGCAAGTCCAGAAAGGAGGAGCCTTTGCCCTGTTACTTTGATGATTACTGA